In Aspergillus oryzae RIB40 DNA, chromosome 6, one genomic interval encodes:
- a CDS encoding casein kinase II subunit beta family protein (casein kinase II, beta subunit) translates to MMEDFNSETDSDYTSYWRDWFISSRGNEYFCEIDEEYLTDRFNLTGLNTEVPYYQYALDLVTDVFDLDADDDLREQIEKSARHLYGLVHARYIVTTRGLTKMVDKYKKGDFGKCPRVMCEGQPLLPMGQHDIPNMSTVRLYCPKCEDLYNPKSSRHASIDGAYFGASFPSMLFQVYPGLVPEKSTSRYEPRIYGFKVHAAAALARWQDQYREDMKSRLRDAGMEVNSQGCIIGKRGQ, encoded by the exons ATGATGGAGGACTTCAACAGTGAGACTGATAGTGACTATACCAGTTACTGGAGAGATTGG TTCATCTCCTCTCGTGGAAACGAGTACTTCTGCGAAATCGATGAGGAATATTTGACCGATCGCTTTAACCTTACTGGCCTCAACACTGAGGTGCCATACTACCAGTACGCCTTAGATTTGGTGACTGATGTGTTTGACCTCGATGCGGATGACGACCTGCGCGAACAGATTGAAAAGTCGGCGCGTCATCTCTACGGACTCGTCCACGCAAGATACATTGTCACCACCCGTGGTCTTACTAAGATG GTCGACAAGTACAAGAAGGGCGACTTCGGCAAATGTCCCCGTGTTATGTGCGAAGGCCAACCTCTTTTGCCTATGGGCCAACACGACATTCCGAACATGAGCACTGTCCGTCTTTACTGCCCCAAATGCGAAGATCTCTACAACCCCAAGTCCTCTCGCCATGCTTCTATCGACGGTGCCTATTTTGGAGCGTCTTTCCCTAGCATGCTTTTCCAGGTGTACCCAGGCTTGGTCCCTGAGAAGAGTACCAGCCGTTATGAGCCTCGTATTTACGGATTCAAAGTTCATGCAGCTGCTGCCCTGGCCCGCTGGCAGGATCAATACCGCGAGGACATGAAGTCGCGTCTTCGTGATGCCGGCATGGAAGTCAA TTCTCAAGGATGTATTATTGGGAAGAGAGGGCAATGA